Proteins from one Lewinella sp. 4G2 genomic window:
- a CDS encoding DUF1206 domain-containing protein, with product MGLSKSKQQTLFEWGYTAKGVVYSLIGFFAVATLIGISRGATGPKDVIAWLGNNPAGQILLTAIGLGLLCYCSYRWYTAVKDTENEGHDASGSVKRVGWAVSGTAYGVLAVFAFKEAFAGGGSTGGKETMIAKILEYSWGQFAVYAIAAIMVGVAIYQVYRGVADKHMEGVKDQQLSDETEEAFRTTGRIGLVARSIVYGIIAYFLYQAAMQNDAGEFRGIQGALEYLGDGWGNAVLAVVGTGLLAYGIFMFVRAKYERV from the coding sequence ATGGGACTATCAAAAAGTAAACAACAAACCTTATTCGAATGGGGCTATACGGCCAAGGGCGTCGTGTACTCACTAATTGGCTTCTTCGCCGTGGCTACCCTGATCGGGATCTCGCGGGGTGCCACCGGCCCCAAGGACGTCATCGCCTGGTTAGGAAATAACCCGGCCGGGCAGATCCTGCTGACGGCCATCGGGCTGGGGCTGCTTTGCTATTGTAGCTACCGCTGGTACACCGCCGTGAAGGACACGGAAAATGAAGGGCACGATGCCTCGGGAAGCGTAAAACGAGTGGGGTGGGCCGTGAGCGGAACGGCTTACGGCGTGCTGGCCGTCTTTGCCTTCAAGGAGGCTTTCGCCGGCGGCGGTAGCACCGGGGGGAAGGAAACCATGATCGCCAAAATTCTCGAATACAGCTGGGGGCAATTCGCCGTCTACGCCATCGCCGCCATCATGGTGGGCGTAGCCATCTACCAGGTGTACCGCGGCGTCGCGGATAAGCACATGGAAGGCGTAAAAGACCAACAACTCTCCGACGAAACGGAAGAGGCTTTCCGCACCACGGGCCGCATCGGTCTCGTGGCCCGATCCATCGTTTACGGAATCATCGCCTATTTCCTCTACCAGGCCGCCATGCAGAATGACGCCGGAGAGTTCCGTGGCATCCAGGGCGCCCTCGAATACCTGGGCGACGGATGGGGCAACGCCGTCCTCGCGGTTGTAGGGACGGGGCTGCTCGCCTACGGGATTTTTATGTTCGTGCGGGCGAAATATGAACGGGTGTAG
- a CDS encoding gliding motility-associated C-terminal domain-containing protein, whose translation MRHLLLLLTLLILPLAAGATHNRAGEIIVRKAGDCGSINDQLRIEATIITYTETIQTEVDRDSLIISWGIGQPSETIARTARISLGNGIQRNEYTQTHTYSGPGTYFISFQDQNRVANVLNIDGGSSVNIPFSVYTVYTLINPLFGGCNSSPEMTQIPIENACSGSVWTHNPGAFDVDGDSLAFEFTIPQRAPNIPIADYVLPNRFGGTTGSLTIDEESGQITWNTPVTPGEYNLAFLIKSFRNGLPLDTVVRDMQIFVEECSNDPPTLDIPVEEICVVAGELIEFDVIAGAPIEDDPQLVRLEASGRPFDLPDNPATFTPNDSLYNEDPFQRTFRWRPTCSEVSNQPYFVVFRAEDDFFQRSNVGDRQGGLATLRSVSIKVVAPPPEDLQTVADNESVLLSWEKPYACEDQDNPRFRGFSVWRRIGSNPFVVDTCETGLQGRGYTEITDQPTMEMDNGRYVFLDLDITPGRTYCYRVVADFGRPVAGSNAFFGLLESIPSEEICVQLERDLPLLTKVDVTETDDSDGEIDVCWVLPNADALDTLLNEGPYRYVLSRATGQTTDPGSFSPIATFETEFFGEEVDTCFTDTGLNTTDDAYTYRIELFVAVETEPVGEPQPGSSVRLEGSPTDEANVLNWSFTVPWTNFSYDVLRRGPGEADFTLRATTQEQTFRDENLTNGEEYCYIILASGTYNVEGLPELLLNNSQELCLVPEDNVPPCPPTLSITSPCDRGVDCTDANNLFNTLNWVRPIDVCGDGDVAGYRIYFAAGPDAEFNQIVELNGERTNTYDDFPMNGITGCYAITAFDQNGNESEFSEVICVTNCPIYDLPNTFTPNGDGQNEVFVPISRCFVDRVDFQIFNRWGQLVFETEDPALNWTGVNQSGDALASGTYYYVATIFEERLEGVTASSEQLSGYIELIRGE comes from the coding sequence ATGCGCCACCTTTTACTCCTACTCACCTTACTAATCCTCCCCCTAGCCGCCGGGGCGACGCACAACCGGGCGGGAGAGATCATCGTGCGCAAGGCGGGAGACTGCGGTAGCATCAACGATCAGCTAAGGATTGAGGCCACCATCATCACCTATACCGAAACCATCCAAACGGAGGTGGACAGGGATAGCCTGATCATCTCCTGGGGCATCGGCCAGCCTTCGGAGACAATCGCACGGACGGCACGGATCTCGTTGGGGAACGGTATTCAACGCAACGAGTATACGCAAACTCATACTTACAGTGGGCCGGGCACTTATTTCATCAGCTTTCAGGATCAGAACCGTGTGGCCAATGTGCTCAATATTGATGGAGGTTCGTCGGTAAATATTCCCTTTAGCGTTTATACCGTTTACACGCTAATTAATCCTTTATTTGGAGGGTGCAACTCTTCACCGGAGATGACCCAAATCCCCATTGAAAACGCGTGTAGCGGTTCCGTGTGGACGCACAATCCCGGCGCCTTCGACGTAGATGGAGACTCACTCGCATTTGAGTTCACGATTCCGCAACGGGCACCGAATATTCCAATTGCGGACTACGTTTTACCCAATCGCTTTGGCGGCACAACGGGGTCATTAACGATTGACGAAGAGTCCGGACAGATCACCTGGAATACGCCAGTTACTCCCGGAGAATACAACCTTGCCTTCCTCATCAAATCCTTCCGAAACGGCCTCCCGCTGGACACCGTGGTCCGCGATATGCAGATCTTCGTGGAGGAGTGCAGCAACGACCCACCGACGCTGGACATTCCCGTAGAAGAGATCTGCGTAGTGGCGGGTGAACTCATCGAGTTCGACGTAATCGCCGGAGCGCCAATTGAGGACGATCCACAACTCGTACGGTTGGAAGCCAGCGGCCGGCCTTTTGACCTGCCGGATAATCCCGCCACCTTTACGCCAAATGATTCGCTCTATAACGAAGATCCGTTTCAGCGCACTTTCCGGTGGCGACCTACCTGTTCGGAAGTAAGTAATCAGCCGTACTTCGTTGTATTCCGGGCGGAAGATGACTTTTTCCAGCGTTCCAACGTTGGCGACCGTCAGGGTGGTTTGGCGACTCTGAGGTCGGTCTCCATCAAAGTAGTTGCCCCACCACCGGAGGACCTACAGACGGTAGCGGACAACGAATCCGTATTGCTCTCCTGGGAGAAACCTTACGCATGCGAGGACCAGGACAATCCGCGTTTTCGTGGTTTTAGCGTATGGCGGCGCATTGGAAGCAATCCCTTCGTGGTCGACACGTGTGAGACCGGGCTACAGGGGCGCGGCTACACCGAGATCACCGACCAACCGACCATGGAAATGGATAATGGGCGGTACGTGTTTTTAGACCTTGACATTACTCCTGGCCGCACGTATTGTTACCGGGTGGTCGCGGATTTTGGAAGACCCGTCGCAGGTAGCAATGCCTTCTTTGGCCTCCTGGAGTCCATCCCCTCCGAAGAGATCTGCGTCCAATTAGAAAGGGATTTACCGTTACTGACGAAGGTGGACGTCACGGAAACAGATGATTCGGATGGTGAAATCGACGTCTGTTGGGTATTGCCCAATGCCGACGCCCTGGATACTCTCCTGAATGAAGGCCCCTACCGCTACGTCCTTAGCCGCGCGACGGGGCAGACGACAGACCCCGGGAGCTTCTCCCCCATCGCTACCTTTGAAACGGAGTTCTTCGGGGAGGAGGTAGATACTTGCTTCACTGATACGGGCCTGAACACGACCGACGATGCCTATACCTACCGCATCGAATTATTCGTAGCGGTTGAAACCGAGCCAGTTGGCGAACCCCAACCCGGCAGCAGCGTCCGCCTGGAGGGGAGCCCCACGGATGAAGCCAACGTGTTGAATTGGTCCTTCACCGTACCGTGGACGAACTTCAGCTACGACGTACTTCGCCGCGGCCCGGGTGAAGCCGACTTTACGTTGCGGGCGACTACGCAAGAACAAACCTTCCGCGATGAGAACCTGACCAACGGTGAGGAATACTGTTACATCATCCTGGCATCCGGCACCTACAACGTTGAAGGCCTGCCGGAACTACTGCTGAACAATAGCCAGGAGCTGTGTCTGGTCCCGGAGGATAATGTCCCCCCGTGTCCACCGACCCTTTCCATTACCAGCCCTTGTGATCGAGGGGTAGATTGTACGGATGCGAATAACTTGTTTAACACCCTGAATTGGGTGCGGCCAATCGACGTGTGTGGTGATGGTGACGTCGCCGGCTACCGCATCTACTTCGCGGCCGGCCCCGACGCGGAATTCAACCAGATCGTCGAACTCAACGGAGAACGGACGAATACGTACGATGACTTCCCAATGAACGGTATTACCGGTTGCTACGCCATCACAGCCTTCGACCAGAACGGTAACGAAAGCGAGTTCAGCGAGGTGATTTGTGTGACGAATTGCCCAATCTATGATCTCCCCAACACCTTCACCCCGAACGGTGACGGGCAGAACGAAGTATTTGTACCCATCAGCCGTTGTTTTGTGGACCGGGTTGACTTCCAGATCTTCAACCGCTGGGGCCAATTGGTCTTCGAGACGGAGGACCCGGCTTTGAACTGGACCGGCGTTAATCAGTCGGGTGATGCATTAGCTTCGGGGACTTACTACTACGTGGCGACGATCTTTGAAGAGCGGTTGGAGGGGGTTACGGCTTCTTCGGAGCAGTTGTCTGGGTATATTGAATTGATTCGGGGGGAGTGA
- a CDS encoding helix-turn-helix transcriptional regulator, whose amino-acid sequence MGLTKTPAYTAEQLQYAALFKALGHPARIAILQKLMDINCCIGREFTEDMDLSQPTIARHLKELRAAGLISGTVDGNSMKYCIANTYRDRIRLFFANCC is encoded by the coding sequence ATGGGCCTTACTAAAACCCCCGCCTACACCGCCGAGCAACTGCAGTACGCGGCCCTGTTCAAGGCACTGGGCCACCCCGCCCGCATTGCCATCCTCCAAAAGCTGATGGACATCAACTGCTGCATCGGCCGGGAATTCACCGAGGATATGGACCTCTCCCAACCCACCATCGCCCGCCACCTAAAGGAACTCAGGGCCGCCGGACTGATCAGCGGAACGGTAGACGGCAATAGCATGAAGTATTGCATCGCCAACACTTACCGCGACCGCATCAGACTGTTTTTCGCCAATTGTTGCTAG
- a CDS encoding DUF6428 family protein codes for MLLSELKAFQPTGDTLSILLPDGTPVPAHFHVTELGEVTKRFIDCGGTLRDERTANLQLWVANDLDHRLSVAGLRKIIEMAETQLGLGNLPLEVEYQGKDTIQKFGLEARDGALQLTGKQTDCLALDACGIIPGKVKKTMVSLASSFSKAKAESTCKPGSGCC; via the coding sequence ATGCTCCTTTCCGAACTCAAAGCCTTCCAACCTACCGGCGATACCCTAAGCATCCTGTTGCCGGACGGTACCCCAGTACCCGCCCACTTTCACGTCACGGAATTAGGGGAAGTGACGAAGCGCTTCATCGATTGCGGCGGCACCCTTCGCGACGAACGAACCGCCAACCTCCAACTCTGGGTCGCGAATGACTTAGATCACCGGCTATCCGTAGCCGGCTTGCGGAAGATCATTGAAATGGCGGAGACCCAACTAGGCCTCGGCAACCTCCCGCTGGAGGTGGAATATCAGGGGAAGGACACCATCCAGAAATTTGGTCTGGAAGCCCGCGACGGCGCCCTTCAACTCACCGGCAAACAAACAGACTGCCTTGCCCTGGACGCCTGCGGTATCATCCCCGGAAAAGTCAAGAAGACGATGGTGAGTCTCGCTAGTAGTTTCTCGAAAGCCAAAGCGGAATCCACCTGTAAACCGGGAAGCGGCTGCTGCTAA
- a CDS encoding M14 family zinc carboxypeptidase codes for MKYVFLFVVLLPLCMSGTVLGQEVGRSSLPGTRGSAQLFEQRIEPDKLVPQDRYPTYQEYEELMYTLARTYPDRCALERWGTLPSGKQILTLRLSENVRHRQGKPQVLLTAAMHGDELAGYWLLLNMAEKMLRGDHAFLLGDLEVFINPLANPDGAYYSSDQHLLSSRRGNRNGVDLNRNYPDPDDGAHPDNRTYQPETEIFMRAAADHSFDLALNIHGGAEVFNYPWDTYRNRHPDNVWWRRISREFAQRAQISSGRDGYFEDRQNGVTNGHDWYPISGSRQDYMNYYHRCREATLEVSDAKRFPADDLTQLWDYVSGPIYGYVNEARNGLHGEVVDDLTGDPIPARIYIPGHDKDNSDVFADGDFGDFQRYLADGEYEVEVSAKGYLPQRHRVIVRKDRRTKLEVRMRRRSEISR; via the coding sequence ATGAAATACGTCTTCCTTTTCGTCGTCCTGTTACCCCTCTGCATGAGTGGGACCGTCCTGGGCCAGGAGGTGGGGAGATCGTCCTTACCCGGCACCCGCGGCAGCGCCCAGCTATTTGAGCAACGGATAGAGCCCGACAAACTGGTGCCGCAAGATCGCTACCCGACCTACCAGGAATACGAGGAATTGATGTACACGCTGGCGCGGACCTACCCCGATCGGTGTGCGCTGGAAAGATGGGGCACCCTACCCTCCGGCAAACAGATTCTGACACTGCGCCTGAGCGAAAATGTGCGCCACCGGCAGGGAAAGCCCCAGGTATTGCTCACCGCCGCGATGCACGGTGACGAACTCGCCGGCTACTGGCTGCTGCTGAATATGGCCGAAAAAATGCTGCGGGGTGACCACGCCTTTTTGCTGGGTGATCTCGAGGTATTCATCAATCCACTGGCCAATCCCGACGGCGCTTACTACTCCAGTGACCAACACCTGCTCAGCAGCCGGCGGGGCAACCGCAACGGCGTGGACCTGAACCGGAACTACCCCGACCCCGACGACGGCGCCCACCCCGATAACCGAACGTACCAGCCGGAAACGGAGATCTTCATGCGGGCCGCCGCCGACCATAGTTTTGACCTCGCGCTCAATATCCACGGTGGCGCGGAGGTGTTTAATTACCCCTGGGATACCTACCGGAACCGCCACCCCGACAACGTTTGGTGGCGCCGCATCAGCCGGGAATTTGCCCAACGTGCGCAAATCAGCAGTGGCCGCGATGGTTACTTTGAGGACCGGCAAAACGGCGTAACGAACGGTCACGATTGGTACCCCATCTCAGGATCCCGCCAGGATTACATGAACTATTACCACCGTTGCCGCGAAGCGACGCTGGAGGTGAGTGACGCCAAACGCTTCCCCGCCGACGACCTTACCCAGCTGTGGGACTACGTAAGTGGCCCCATCTACGGCTACGTGAATGAGGCCCGCAACGGCCTCCACGGCGAGGTGGTGGACGACCTGACCGGTGACCCTATCCCCGCCCGCATCTACATCCCGGGCCACGATAAGGATAACTCCGACGTGTTTGCGGACGGCGATTTTGGTGACTTCCAGCGCTACCTAGCCGACGGCGAATACGAGGTGGAAGTCAGCGCTAAGGGCTATCTGCCCCAACGCCACCGGGTGATCGTCCGGAAAGACCGACGCACGAAGCTTGAAGTGCGAATGCGCCGCCGTAGCGAGATCAGCCGGTAG
- the pruA gene encoding L-glutamate gamma-semialdehyde dehydrogenase yields the protein MSNAIFHIDVPANEPVLNYAPGSPERANLKAALKAAKAKAVELPAFINGERILEGEKVSVHPPHERDHLLGHFYRGTEDHVHQAIDAALAAKESWAATPWHERAAVFLRAADLLSGPFRARMNAATMLGQSKNAYQAEIDAVAELCDFFRFNAYFYQEIIKEQPLHSPKPTWNKVEYRPLEGFVVAITPFNFTSIAANLPAAPALCGNVCVWKPSETQIYSAVVIMELFEAAGLPKGVINLIYTDGPKMGDIVFKHREFAGLHFTGSTGVFQHLWKEIGNNISSYRSYPRVVGETGGKDFIAVHPSSNPDQVAVACLRGAFEFQGQKCSAASRAYLPASLWPAIKERLLADMKTLKMGTVEDFGNFINAVIDERAFDKIAGYIDGEKDKATSEIIAGGGYDKSKGFFIEPTVIVTTDPRSTTMEEEIFGPVLTIYVYEDDQWEETLKLVDTTSPYALTGAIFAQDRIVINHATRALENAAGNFYVNDKPTGAVVGQQPFGGARGSGTNDKAGSALNLQRWISPRLIKENFAAPLDYRYAFLGEE from the coding sequence ATGTCCAACGCGATCTTCCACATTGACGTGCCCGCCAACGAGCCCGTACTGAATTACGCCCCCGGCAGCCCGGAGCGCGCCAACCTTAAAGCAGCCCTGAAAGCGGCGAAAGCCAAGGCCGTAGAACTACCCGCCTTCATCAACGGCGAGCGCATTCTGGAAGGCGAGAAAGTGAGCGTCCACCCGCCCCACGAACGGGACCACCTCCTTGGTCATTTCTACCGGGGCACGGAGGACCACGTACACCAGGCTATCGATGCCGCGTTGGCCGCCAAGGAATCCTGGGCCGCAACGCCCTGGCACGAACGTGCCGCCGTTTTTCTGCGGGCAGCCGACCTTCTGAGTGGGCCCTTCCGCGCGCGGATGAACGCGGCAACAATGCTCGGCCAGTCCAAAAATGCTTACCAGGCGGAGATCGACGCGGTTGCCGAACTGTGTGACTTCTTCCGCTTCAACGCCTACTTCTACCAGGAGATCATCAAGGAGCAGCCCTTGCACTCCCCCAAACCGACCTGGAATAAGGTGGAGTACCGCCCCCTCGAAGGTTTCGTAGTGGCCATCACGCCCTTCAATTTCACCTCCATCGCGGCGAACCTGCCCGCGGCGCCCGCGCTTTGTGGCAACGTTTGCGTGTGGAAACCCTCCGAAACGCAGATCTACTCCGCCGTCGTGATCATGGAGCTGTTTGAAGCGGCCGGATTGCCCAAGGGCGTCATCAACCTGATCTACACGGACGGGCCGAAGATGGGCGACATCGTCTTCAAACACCGCGAATTTGCCGGTCTTCACTTCACCGGCTCTACCGGTGTCTTCCAGCATTTGTGGAAGGAAATTGGCAACAACATCAGCAGCTACCGGAGCTACCCACGGGTCGTGGGCGAGACGGGTGGTAAGGATTTCATTGCGGTCCACCCCTCTTCCAATCCAGACCAGGTGGCCGTGGCCTGCCTGCGGGGTGCCTTTGAGTTCCAGGGCCAGAAGTGTTCGGCGGCCAGCCGGGCTTACCTGCCTGCTTCGCTGTGGCCCGCCATCAAGGAACGCTTGCTCGCGGACATGAAGACCCTCAAGATGGGCACCGTCGAAGATTTCGGCAACTTCATCAACGCCGTGATCGACGAGCGGGCCTTCGACAAGATCGCCGGCTACATCGACGGCGAAAAGGATAAGGCAACCAGCGAGATCATTGCCGGTGGCGGCTACGATAAATCCAAAGGCTTCTTCATCGAGCCCACCGTGATCGTGACGACCGACCCGCGTTCCACTACGATGGAAGAAGAGATCTTTGGCCCCGTCCTGACCATCTACGTTTACGAAGACGACCAGTGGGAAGAAACGCTGAAGTTGGTGGACACCACTTCACCCTACGCCCTCACCGGCGCCATTTTTGCTCAGGACCGGATCGTGATCAACCACGCCACCCGCGCCCTCGAGAACGCCGCCGGCAACTTCTACGTGAACGATAAGCCCACGGGCGCCGTCGTTGGCCAGCAGCCCTTCGGTGGTGCGCGCGGTAGTGGTACGAACGATAAAGCCGGCTCCGCCCTCAACCTGCAGCGGTGGATCTCTCCACGGTTGATCAAAGAGAACTTTGCGGCGCCGCTGGATTACCGGTATGCGTTTTTGGGGGAGGAGTAG
- a CDS encoding tryptophan 2,3-dioxygenase family protein, which yields MKKEEKYTTIHYQNYLELDKLLSIQNNRSAALGENAHDETLFIIMHQVYELWFKQIMTELDSVCALFREERVDEDNMNTVLLRLKRISTIIDLMIEQIKVMETMTPLDFLDFRDYLFPASGFQSMQFRMIESTLGLREGDRMTYHGKSYKIAFTEPQQARLEDIENNGSLFELVERWLERTPFLQLEGFDFLSEYRQSVHHMIERERKNIQESEYLTDRMKEIRLKMLGDSNSYFKHVLSREEHERLIAEGQNRLSYDATIAALLINLYRDKPILNIPFNLLTELTNIDELLTTWRYRHAQMVMRMIGNKIGTGGSSGHDYLAATAEKHKIFKDLHNISSLLISRSELPQLPEDVAKKLGFYFSTGRA from the coding sequence ATGAAAAAAGAAGAAAAATACACCACCATCCACTACCAGAATTACCTGGAGCTGGACAAGCTATTATCCATCCAAAACAACCGGAGTGCGGCGTTGGGGGAGAATGCGCACGACGAGACGCTCTTCATCATCATGCACCAGGTGTACGAGTTGTGGTTCAAGCAGATCATGACGGAGCTGGATAGCGTTTGCGCCCTTTTCCGGGAAGAGCGGGTGGACGAGGACAACATGAATACCGTACTCCTTCGGCTCAAACGGATCTCTACCATCATTGATCTGATGATCGAGCAGATTAAGGTGATGGAGACAATGACACCGCTGGATTTTCTGGACTTTCGGGATTACCTCTTCCCCGCCTCCGGCTTCCAGAGTATGCAATTCCGGATGATTGAATCTACCCTCGGCCTGCGGGAGGGGGACCGGATGACTTACCACGGAAAATCGTACAAGATCGCCTTTACGGAACCGCAGCAGGCCCGGCTGGAGGACATCGAAAATAACGGCAGCCTTTTTGAATTGGTGGAACGGTGGCTGGAGCGCACGCCTTTCCTTCAACTGGAAGGTTTCGATTTTTTGAGTGAATACCGGCAATCCGTTCACCACATGATTGAACGGGAGCGGAAAAACATTCAGGAGAGCGAGTACCTGACCGACCGGATGAAGGAAATTCGGCTGAAAATGCTGGGGGATAGCAACAGTTACTTCAAGCACGTCCTTTCCCGCGAAGAACACGAGCGGCTCATTGCGGAAGGCCAGAACCGGCTCTCCTACGATGCGACGATTGCGGCGCTCCTCATCAATCTCTACCGGGATAAACCCATCCTCAACATCCCCTTCAACCTGCTGACGGAGCTCACGAACATCGATGAGTTACTCACTACTTGGCGCTACCGCCACGCCCAAATGGTGATGCGGATGATCGGCAACAAGATCGGTACCGGCGGCTCCTCCGGCCACGATTACCTGGCGGCAACGGCGGAGAAGCACAAGATCTTTAAGGATCTGCATAATATTTCTTCGTTGTTAATCTCCCGCTCGGAGTTGCCGCAACTGCCGGAGGACGTAGCGAAAAAGCTAGGATTTTACTTTTCTACCGGGCGGGCATAG
- a CDS encoding acyl-CoA reductase, which translates to MTLQDRLHTLQQLATHLSGPEDEFLTALQKRTAFNNEWFDIAGQRASLSAIRDEFLDANKLRAWVAAYPSLAPAAAPSERKTVGLVLAGNIPLVGFHDMLCVYVAGHRAQIKLSSKDPYVLPYLIKLLGKFDERAADYFSIVENLKNYDAVIATGSDNTARYFKAYFGKVPHIIRRNRNAVAVLNGRETEEEMRALGRDVFTYYGLGCRNVSKLYVPRGYDFQPLLEIFHEWKQLQNHTKWKNNFDYNYALTTLNKESFHLTGPLMVLEEEAIISRIATLHFSYYDGIETVAQELLEKAEAIQLVVASPGVLQQPTFAFGEAQQPGLTDYADGVDTMEFLLSL; encoded by the coding sequence ATGACCCTCCAAGACCGCCTCCACACCCTCCAACAACTAGCCACCCACCTATCCGGCCCCGAGGATGAATTCCTCACCGCTCTCCAAAAAAGGACGGCCTTCAACAACGAGTGGTTCGACATCGCCGGGCAACGAGCCTCCCTTTCTGCCATCCGGGACGAATTTTTGGACGCCAACAAACTGCGTGCTTGGGTAGCCGCCTATCCTTCCCTCGCACCTGCGGCAGCGCCCAGTGAGAGGAAGACGGTAGGTCTCGTCCTCGCGGGGAATATTCCACTGGTGGGCTTTCACGATATGCTTTGTGTGTACGTGGCCGGCCACCGAGCACAGATCAAACTGAGTAGTAAGGACCCCTACGTGCTGCCCTATTTGATCAAACTGCTGGGGAAATTTGACGAGCGAGCCGCCGACTACTTTTCTATCGTTGAAAACCTGAAGAATTACGACGCGGTGATCGCCACTGGCTCCGACAATACCGCGCGCTACTTCAAGGCGTACTTCGGAAAGGTGCCCCACATCATCCGCCGGAACCGGAACGCCGTGGCGGTACTGAACGGTAGGGAAACCGAGGAGGAGATGCGCGCACTCGGCCGCGACGTATTTACCTACTACGGCCTGGGTTGCCGCAACGTATCCAAACTCTACGTGCCGCGGGGCTACGATTTTCAACCATTGCTCGAAATCTTCCACGAGTGGAAGCAACTGCAGAACCACACCAAGTGGAAGAATAATTTCGACTACAATTACGCTCTGACGACGCTGAACAAAGAATCCTTCCACCTCACCGGGCCGCTGATGGTTCTGGAGGAAGAGGCGATTATCTCGCGCATCGCTACGCTGCACTTTAGTTACTACGACGGTATTGAGACGGTAGCGCAAGAGCTACTCGAAAAGGCGGAGGCCATCCAACTCGTCGTGGCCTCACCGGGCGTTCTGCAGCAGCCCACCTTTGCCTTCGGCGAGGCGCAGCAGCCAGGCCTGACTGATTATGCGGACGGGGTGGATACGATGGAGTTTTTGTTGTCGCTGTAA
- a CDS encoding transposase, with protein sequence MNSLKNTYRTGQLPHLQPKRATYSVIILVDDAVPKPILYKLANDRNEKLSGILRFKKADWRNAYFKARSSFDRRLDILLQQHANQTHPLADARAAQVIVDTLKKYDGVYYDLYSYSVMSNHVHIEIDLSVQTDDLNYVPLSKVMNLIKGGSSFRINRILGRRGKPLWARRYRDRFIRGETHLYSAYRYTLNNPVAAGITQQIGDHPFTGGKSWEEISALAERRVYPSPQYWYDRLMAYDLGEVG encoded by the coding sequence ATGAACTCTTTAAAAAACACCTACCGCACCGGCCAACTCCCCCATCTCCAGCCCAAGCGGGCAACCTATTCAGTAATAATCCTCGTCGACGATGCAGTGCCTAAACCTATTCTTTACAAATTAGCCAACGATCGAAACGAAAAACTTTCGGGTATACTTAGGTTCAAAAAGGCTGACTGGCGTAACGCGTACTTCAAAGCCCGATCCTCTTTCGATCGGCGCTTAGACATTTTACTACAACAGCACGCGAATCAGACACACCCGCTCGCAGATGCACGTGCAGCACAGGTTATCGTGGATACCCTAAAAAAGTATGACGGTGTATACTACGACCTGTACAGTTACTCCGTGATGTCTAATCACGTGCATATAGAAATAGACCTTAGCGTGCAGACCGACGACTTGAACTACGTCCCCCTTAGCAAAGTGATGAATTTGATTAAGGGTGGATCTTCTTTCCGGATCAACCGAATTTTAGGACGACGGGGCAAACCTCTTTGGGCTCGCCGCTACAGGGACCGCTTTATTCGAGGGGAAACGCATTTATACTCCGCCTACCGCTATACTTTAAATAATCCAGTTGCTGCAGGGATTACACAACAAATTGGGGACCATCCATTCACCGGTGGTAAAAGCTGGGAGGAGATTTCTGCGTTAGCGGAGCGGCGGGTTTATCCTTCACCTCAATATTGGTATGATCGGCTTATGGCTTACGACTTGGGGGAAGTTGGGTGA